A DNA window from Paenibacillus andongensis contains the following coding sequences:
- a CDS encoding nucleotidyltransferase family protein translates to MIIPLIQALYDPRTPLPHDLLFYEKALQDIEYFTLSSQIYYLFNQQSRWGQVPLFFQERLKQKYDETLYLNLFIKNQTNQLLLKFEELGIPVIPLKGVYFAEKYFGHLGARGTTDIDLLLQKHDLEKAIACVKQLGYTIEQERTPSHFHWSFSKLLPHSSIPLTVELHWDLLIEKTSNLNMSEFWEQASPLSSFRFVKELSDYHTFYMICLHGWSHYMDSPKYFIDIIQMIHVRHEHINYSHLLSGAATHQTLRRMIRTLVNVYHHFPHLTHIKELPIHRKISLYVEYRAIRSRNFKPFLNKIYNKFFNFDSLGHTWAAFVNFTYSVGIMRFSHKIKRM, encoded by the coding sequence TTGATTATTCCTTTGATACAAGCGTTGTATGATCCGCGAACTCCCCTACCTCATGATTTACTGTTTTATGAGAAGGCACTCCAGGATATTGAATATTTTACGCTGTCGTCACAAATTTATTATTTATTCAATCAGCAAAGCAGATGGGGGCAAGTGCCGCTTTTTTTCCAAGAAAGATTAAAACAGAAATATGACGAAACCCTATATCTCAATTTGTTCATCAAAAATCAAACGAACCAACTGCTTCTGAAATTTGAAGAGCTGGGCATCCCAGTGATCCCGCTTAAAGGTGTATATTTTGCTGAAAAATACTTCGGTCATTTAGGAGCCAGGGGCACTACCGATATTGATTTGTTACTGCAGAAGCATGATTTGGAGAAAGCTATTGCGTGTGTGAAGCAGCTTGGTTACACCATAGAGCAGGAGCGGACTCCATCACATTTCCATTGGAGTTTCTCTAAGTTATTGCCGCACAGTTCCATTCCGCTAACCGTAGAGCTTCATTGGGATTTACTCATCGAAAAAACATCAAATTTAAATATGAGCGAATTTTGGGAACAGGCATCTCCATTGTCATCGTTCCGGTTTGTTAAGGAGTTATCTGATTATCATACGTTCTATATGATTTGTTTGCATGGCTGGAGTCATTATATGGATTCTCCGAAGTATTTTATAGACATTATTCAAATGATTCATGTGCGCCATGAGCATATTAACTATTCCCATCTATTAAGTGGTGCTGCTACTCACCAAACCTTAAGAAGAATGATCCGAACATTAGTCAATGTCTATCACCATTTTCCCCATTTGACTCACATCAAAGAGCTTCCCATTCACCGAAAAATCAGCTTATACGTGGAGTATAGAGCAATCAGAAGCCGAAATTTCAAACCATTTTTAAATAAAATTTATAACAAGTTTTTCAATTTTGATTCGTTAGGGCATACTTGGGCAGCGTTCGTTAATTTCACGTATAGCGTAGGAATTATGAGGTTCTCGCATAAGATAAAAAGGATGTAG
- a CDS encoding aldolase: MIEVEKKVVYKAFGLTIVSDVALPELTKVDEQIEDIDIEIKIDNDLTRLYFELTDQLHQFVVKDHVVLFHIPEVATFSIKEGKSITYSPMKEAEDGEIRLLILGTCMGAILMQRKIFPLHGSLVAIQGKAYAIIGDSGAGKSTLASAFLNEGYQLLSDDVIAVSLSGDNMPYVTSSYPQQKLWQDSLTNFGMETSNYQSLYGRVDKYYIPVSSKYFTGSLPLAGVFELVKTEDKEITIRQIAKLERFKTLFYHTYRNFLIPGLELTEWHFNTSVSIVNNVQMFQLSRPASGFTAPQLVTTILETLNLEA; encoded by the coding sequence ATGATAGAAGTCGAAAAAAAAGTCGTCTACAAAGCTTTCGGTTTAACGATCGTAAGTGATGTCGCTTTACCGGAGCTGACGAAAGTGGACGAACAAATAGAAGACATCGATATCGAAATCAAAATAGATAACGATCTGACTAGGCTATATTTTGAATTAACGGATCAACTTCATCAATTTGTAGTGAAAGATCATGTCGTCCTATTTCATATTCCCGAAGTTGCTACATTTTCAATCAAAGAAGGAAAAAGTATCACCTATTCACCTATGAAAGAAGCAGAAGATGGCGAGATTCGACTTCTTATTCTAGGAACTTGTATGGGTGCCATATTGATGCAGAGGAAGATATTTCCGCTGCATGGCAGTTTAGTGGCTATTCAAGGAAAAGCATATGCCATCATTGGAGATTCAGGAGCAGGGAAGTCTACACTGGCATCAGCTTTCCTCAACGAAGGCTATCAACTGCTAAGTGACGATGTCATTGCTGTATCGCTTTCGGGGGACAACATGCCATATGTGACTTCTTCATATCCCCAACAGAAGCTATGGCAAGATAGTCTCACTAATTTTGGCATGGAGACGAGTAATTACCAATCCTTATACGGTAGAGTGGATAAATACTATATCCCAGTATCCTCCAAATACTTTACTGGCTCTTTACCGCTTGCCGGGGTGTTTGAACTAGTAAAAACAGAGGATAAAGAGATTACTATTCGTCAAATTGCAAAACTTGAACGGTTCAAAACCCTTTTCTACCATACCTATCGTAATTTCCTTATTCCGGGTTTAGAACTAACCGAATGGCATTTTAACACTTCTGTGAGTATTGTAAATAACGTTCAGATGTTCCAACTAAGCCGCCCGGCGTCTGGATTTACGGCTCCTCAATTAGTAACAACTATCTTGGAAACATTAAATTTGGAGGCATAG
- a CDS encoding lasso peptide biosynthesis B2 protein: MNKVKKLLSLDTKTMLIFIEAYLYLAWARFLIFLPFSKVAPSLGAQMEETSNAQLHSHTATLMKVHDVIQIMSQHTFWESKCLVKAIAALKMLEKRHIESTLYLGTGRDDSGKMVAHAWLRSGPFYITGAEGMERFAVVGKFAKYISE, from the coding sequence TTGAATAAGGTAAAAAAACTTCTCTCATTAGATACGAAAACAATGCTTATCTTTATAGAAGCTTATTTATATTTGGCATGGGCGCGGTTCCTTATCTTCCTGCCCTTTTCTAAAGTCGCACCCTCGCTAGGCGCGCAAATGGAGGAAACTTCGAATGCCCAGCTCCACAGTCACACAGCTACATTGATGAAAGTGCATGATGTGATTCAAATCATGAGTCAACATACATTTTGGGAAAGTAAATGTTTGGTTAAAGCGATAGCAGCTTTGAAAATGCTTGAAAAGCGCCATATCGAAAGCACGCTCTATTTAGGGACGGGTAGGGACGATTCAGGCAAAATGGTTGCTCACGCTTGGCTTCGCAGCGGACCGTTCTATATTACCGGAGCAGAAGGAATGGAAAGATTCGCAGTTGTCGGCAAATTTGCCAAATATATTAGTGAATAG
- a CDS encoding acyltransferase: MNLLRKVMTTLIAESRGRGIYYTVMMNISHVIGILRAYMNKLFYLKNIESSIFSLQANSRIEAFSKHAKIHIGKFVFIRKNASIRVDHYGKLHVGDKVFINDNCNINCVHKISIGKYTKIAPNVSINDHDHNFKNATDDHLIKGEVIIGENVWIGSNVVILRDTFIGDNAVIAAGSVVKGNVPANTLFLNKREKSYIQYA; this comes from the coding sequence ATGAATTTATTGAGAAAAGTTATGACGACGCTTATTGCTGAAAGCCGCGGAAGGGGAATTTATTATACCGTAATGATGAATATTTCACACGTAATAGGTATCCTAAGAGCGTATATGAATAAACTTTTTTATCTTAAGAACATTGAATCCTCGATATTCTCTCTTCAAGCAAACAGCAGAATAGAAGCATTTAGTAAGCATGCCAAAATCCATATTGGGAAGTTTGTATTTATCAGGAAAAATGCGAGCATTAGAGTCGATCATTACGGCAAGCTCCATGTTGGCGATAAAGTGTTTATAAATGATAACTGTAACATTAATTGTGTACATAAGATTTCTATTGGAAAATACACCAAAATAGCCCCGAATGTAAGTATCAATGACCATGATCACAATTTCAAAAATGCAACAGATGATCACCTTATTAAGGGAGAGGTCATTATAGGTGAAAATGTGTGGATTGGCTCTAATGTTGTTATTTTAAGGGATACGTTCATCGGGGATAACGCTGTTATCGCAGCAGGAAGTGTTGTGAAGGGAAATGTTCCTGCGAATACTTTATTCTTAAATAAAAGGGAAAAGAGCTATATTCAATATGCATAA
- a CDS encoding paeninodin family lasso peptide — protein MKKEWLKPELEVLDVNQTMLDPKNGNHLDHAYPTGTPKDQLTWS, from the coding sequence ATGAAAAAAGAATGGTTGAAACCTGAGCTTGAAGTATTGGATGTTAATCAAACAATGCTTGATCCGAAAAATGGTAACCACCTTGATCATGCTTATCCGACAGGTACTCCTAAAGACCAATTAACATGGAGCTAA
- a CDS encoding glycosyltransferase family 32 protein: protein MLRTSTIVLYKEIVTRRQEMTIPRIIHYCWFGGKEKPDIVKRCIASWRNHLTGYQFIEWNENNFDTSSNVYVKEAYEAGKFAFVSDYARVYALYHYGGIYLDTDVEVFKSFDDLLHHESFWGFEQENFIATSTIGAAKENKLIRVFMDSYHTKSFIFADGTFDSLTNVAMITKILSDWGVTPDGSYQDIEGVGTFYPQTYFSPYDYINCRTFRTENTYAMHHFYKSWLPPKARWKGRMKLFLARIIGGHNIARLRGLLR, encoded by the coding sequence ATGCTGAGAACTTCAACCATTGTTCTTTATAAAGAAATTGTAACGAGGAGACAAGAAATGACAATTCCTAGAATCATTCATTATTGCTGGTTTGGCGGGAAAGAAAAGCCCGATATCGTGAAGCGATGTATAGCAAGCTGGCGTAACCATCTAACCGGCTATCAATTCATAGAGTGGAATGAAAACAACTTTGACACCAGCAGTAATGTATATGTAAAAGAAGCGTACGAAGCTGGCAAATTTGCGTTCGTCAGCGATTATGCGAGAGTGTACGCGCTTTATCACTATGGCGGTATTTACTTAGACACCGATGTGGAAGTGTTCAAATCCTTTGACGATCTGCTGCATCACGAATCATTCTGGGGATTTGAACAAGAGAACTTCATCGCGACAAGTACGATTGGAGCCGCGAAAGAAAATAAGCTGATCCGAGTATTTATGGATTCTTATCATACCAAGAGCTTCATCTTTGCGGATGGGACTTTTGATTCGCTAACGAATGTCGCGATGATAACGAAGATACTAAGCGATTGGGGGGTTACTCCCGATGGCAGCTATCAAGACATAGAAGGTGTTGGAACCTTTTATCCGCAAACGTATTTCTCGCCTTACGATTATATTAACTGTCGAACATTTAGGACAGAAAATACGTATGCTATGCACCATTTTTATAAGAGCTGGTTGCCGCCTAAGGCCAGATGGAAGGGGCGGATGAAGTTGTTTCTTGCTAGGATTATTGGTGGACATAATATTGCTAGATTAAGAGGGTTATTGAGATGA
- a CDS encoding lasso peptide isopeptide bond-forming cyclase: protein MSAIAGIFHLDQEPVYAEHGQLLMEGFAKYPSDDVQIWLQGKVFLGCHAQWITPESVGERNPYYESESQLAITADAIIDNREELFQLLQVENSRRNEMPDSELILLAYMKWGVDSPKYLVGDFAFMIWDERNQRLFGARDFSGSRTLYFFRSRERFAFSTIIEPLLLLPYVKRELNEQWLAEYLAISSVVDAVDASLTPNKHIEQVPPSHSISVVGDQITLTRYCTLIPGKPLKLSSNEEYVEAFQEVFQKAVTARLRTYRGVGAHLSGGLDSGAVVSFAAKALRAGKKQLHTFSYIPPSDFEDYTPRHLMPDERPFIQSTVQHVGGIKDHYLAFEGANSFSEIDDFLEMMEMPYKYFENSFWLKGMFEKAQAEGIGVLLSGARGNLTISWGSALDHYAILLKKMKWIHLIQELHHYSNTMGGPRLRRLPVVARVAFPFIDRLFSSDKPYTFPKIINEEFAQRTNVFKRLSDYGIDQTGWFSSSNLFELRRRHFADVFHWNATNTLTTKLSLRYSLWQRDPTNDLRVVRFCLSVPEEQYVQNGVDRALIRRSTEKILPDKVRLNQHYRGVQGADWLHRVIPYWDTFVDELRKLSTDQTILKFLDGKVIQAALLKAEAGAKPEDATDPDYKVLMRSLILYRYMKKFA, encoded by the coding sequence ATGAGTGCAATAGCCGGAATCTTTCACCTAGATCAAGAGCCTGTGTATGCTGAACATGGCCAACTATTGATGGAAGGATTTGCAAAGTATCCTTCAGACGATGTTCAGATATGGCTGCAAGGGAAAGTTTTCCTGGGTTGTCATGCACAGTGGATTACGCCCGAATCGGTCGGTGAACGAAATCCTTACTATGAATCTGAAAGCCAACTGGCCATAACAGCTGATGCGATCATCGATAATCGTGAGGAATTATTTCAACTATTGCAAGTGGAGAATAGTCGGAGAAATGAAATGCCTGACAGCGAGCTGATATTGCTTGCTTATATGAAATGGGGAGTAGACTCGCCGAAATATTTAGTGGGTGACTTCGCCTTCATGATTTGGGATGAAAGAAACCAGCGGCTTTTCGGTGCAAGAGATTTTTCTGGAAGCAGAACGCTGTACTTTTTCCGGAGTCGCGAGCGATTTGCCTTCTCCACGATCATCGAACCACTGCTGTTGTTGCCCTATGTGAAGAGGGAGCTGAATGAACAATGGCTCGCTGAATACTTGGCTATATCTTCAGTGGTTGATGCGGTAGATGCTTCATTAACGCCTAATAAACATATTGAACAAGTACCTCCATCGCATAGTATTTCCGTAGTTGGAGATCAAATAACGCTGACCAGATATTGTACTTTAATTCCTGGAAAGCCATTAAAACTAAGTTCAAATGAAGAGTATGTAGAAGCGTTTCAAGAGGTCTTTCAAAAGGCTGTAACAGCGCGATTGCGTACTTACCGTGGCGTGGGGGCTCACTTGAGCGGTGGACTAGATTCAGGTGCAGTAGTTAGCTTTGCGGCAAAGGCATTACGTGCTGGAAAGAAACAACTGCATACATTCAGTTATATTCCTCCAAGTGATTTTGAAGATTATACGCCTAGACACTTAATGCCAGATGAAAGACCTTTTATTCAATCGACTGTACAGCACGTAGGTGGTATCAAAGACCATTACTTAGCTTTCGAAGGGGCAAACTCCTTTTCTGAGATAGACGATTTCCTGGAAATGATGGAGATGCCGTATAAGTACTTTGAAAACTCCTTTTGGCTCAAAGGTATGTTTGAGAAAGCCCAGGCGGAAGGAATTGGAGTTCTGTTAAGCGGTGCGAGAGGGAACTTGACCATATCTTGGGGTTCTGCCCTAGATCATTACGCGATCCTTTTGAAAAAAATGAAGTGGATTCACCTCATCCAAGAATTGCACCATTATAGCAATACCATGGGAGGACCCAGGCTGCGCAGGCTTCCTGTTGTGGCAAGAGTAGCATTTCCCTTTATTGATCGACTTTTTTCTTCAGATAAACCATATACGTTTCCAAAAATAATTAATGAAGAATTTGCCCAAAGGACTAATGTTTTCAAAAGACTAAGCGATTATGGCATCGATCAAACAGGATGGTTCTCGTCATCGAATTTATTTGAACTAAGAAGAAGGCATTTTGCAGATGTGTTTCATTGGAATGCTACGAACACGCTGACAACCAAATTGTCCCTGCGTTATTCCTTATGGCAGCGCGACCCAACTAACGATTTGCGTGTCGTCCGTTTTTGCTTATCTGTGCCTGAAGAACAATATGTTCAAAATGGTGTGGACCGAGCTCTTATCAGAAGGTCTACAGAGAAAATATTGCCTGATAAAGTGAGGTTAAATCAACATTATCGGGGGGTGCAAGGAGCGGACTGGCTGCATCGTGTGATTCCGTATTGGGATACATTTGTAGACGAGCTGAGGAAGCTTAGTACAGATCAAACCATTCTAAAGTTTTTGGATGGCAAAGTGATCCAAGCCGCGCTCTTAAAGGCTGAGGCTGGAGCCAAGCCAGAAGACGCTACGGATCCCGATTATAAGGTTTTAATGCGCAGTTTAATTTTATATCGATATATGAAAAAATTTGCTTGA
- a CDS encoding nucleotidyltransferase domain-containing protein codes for MENDFRSDSMRFSNELTLLLSIMRMDKGESMLWQDQDQANEIDWGAFLQLARHHRVFSLLYTNLRNTDSAWVPPYVMNALQKDYQENTFNMLRLSAEMEQLCKLFSESDIRTIVLKGPVLAADLYGDVSLRTSRDLDILIPIQNVDQAEERLRSQGYVKEEEYNTILNDWKWRHHHATFIHADKRVTLEIHWRLGPGPGKEPGFDELWERKRISTITNHPVYYLGREDLFLFLASHGARHGWSRLRWLADIDRITRQNVDYAKLHSLLMKNRQLHLGAQAMILAAQLLHTPLTAEMESMTTGKRARRLAKDALFYIRQMVNLHTAPVPEHVSKYHQKHLFSLMSAQQKILFVMSFFYPYPEDADTLSLPKGLHFLYFPLRPALWAWRKTKKYSLSQRGT; via the coding sequence ATGGAAAACGATTTCCGTTCGGATTCGATGCGCTTTTCAAATGAATTGACGTTATTGCTATCCATTATGAGAATGGATAAAGGGGAATCTATGTTATGGCAAGATCAAGACCAGGCAAATGAAATCGATTGGGGAGCTTTTCTGCAGCTCGCAAGACACCATAGGGTCTTTTCCCTGCTTTATACCAATCTTCGGAATACAGATTCAGCTTGGGTCCCCCCGTATGTCATGAATGCCTTGCAAAAGGATTATCAAGAAAACACCTTTAACATGCTGCGCTTGAGTGCAGAGATGGAACAACTATGTAAACTGTTCTCCGAATCTGACATCCGTACGATTGTCTTGAAAGGGCCGGTTCTTGCGGCAGACCTTTATGGAGATGTATCCCTTCGTACATCGCGTGATTTAGATATTCTGATCCCGATACAGAATGTGGACCAAGCCGAGGAACGGCTCAGAAGTCAGGGCTATGTGAAAGAAGAAGAATACAACACGATCTTGAATGACTGGAAATGGAGACATCATCATGCCACCTTTATCCACGCGGATAAAAGGGTGACACTCGAAATTCATTGGAGATTAGGTCCAGGACCTGGGAAAGAACCGGGTTTTGATGAATTATGGGAAAGAAAACGGATAAGTACGATTACCAATCATCCTGTCTATTATTTAGGGAGAGAGGATTTATTTCTATTTCTTGCTTCTCATGGGGCACGACATGGATGGTCGCGGCTTCGCTGGTTGGCGGATATCGATCGGATAACCAGACAAAATGTGGATTATGCCAAGCTTCACTCGCTTCTTATGAAAAATAGGCAGCTTCATCTTGGGGCACAAGCAATGATTTTGGCTGCGCAACTTCTACATACACCTTTGACGGCTGAAATGGAGTCAATGACTACAGGAAAGCGCGCAAGGCGCTTGGCTAAGGATGCACTGTTTTACATTCGTCAAATGGTAAATCTGCATACAGCTCCCGTTCCGGAGCACGTGTCCAAGTATCATCAAAAGCATTTATTTTCACTAATGTCAGCTCAGCAAAAAATATTATTCGTGATGAGTTTCTTTTACCCTTATCCAGAGGATGCCGATACGTTGTCATTACCCAAAGGGTTGCATTTCCTCTATTTCCCCTTGCGACCTGCCTTGTGGGCCTGGCGAAAAACAAAGAAATATTCCTTATCACAGAGAGGGACTTAA
- a CDS encoding ABC transporter ATP-binding protein, whose amino-acid sequence MEHLFYFTKQMHAFAGKILYVNLLGMVLISFLDGMGIFLLLPLLSISGIMNMNMGWISQLGVIEIFNEIPKPLALLLIVGIYVILISGQSLIQRNLNLRDIKIHTGFINHVRLETYNALLQANWDFFIKKRKSDLINSLTGELGHVTSGTYIFLQFLTSIVFTLIQVGIALFLSVKLTLFVLCCGLAVAFFSRTFIKRSRTLGNQSLELGRSYIGGITDHFNGIKDIKSNMLEESRRSWLINWSQKFSQERLEQTKLSANSQLYYKISSSLIIAFFIYGANLFFQTQGQQLMLIILIFFRLWPRFQGVQTNLEQISAAIPAFKSLKELQNECMEAREIKGSSGNYNNEKPIRIEECIECRDVSFRYNRNEQLYALQDVNLRIMSKQMTAVIGRSGAGKSTLIDILMGLLQPERGQVLVDGVPLTEANLLSLRKSISYVPQDPFLFNGSIRENMLMIDPSATEEQLWESLEFAASTEFVNKLPQGLDTLIGDRGIRLSGGERQRLVLARAILRKPSILILDEATSALDSENEAKIQQALERLQGKLTIIVIAHRLSTIRNADQVIVLDKGRIIQSGGFTQLTGEKEGLFASLLGNQIQETNKSSVTYLGSVAT is encoded by the coding sequence ATGGAACATCTCTTCTATTTTACAAAACAGATGCATGCCTTCGCCGGCAAAATTTTATATGTGAATCTTCTGGGGATGGTGTTGATCAGTTTCCTTGATGGTATGGGGATCTTCTTATTACTCCCATTACTGAGTATTAGCGGAATCATGAACATGAATATGGGATGGATATCACAGTTAGGTGTCATTGAAATTTTCAATGAGATTCCTAAACCACTGGCACTACTGTTGATCGTGGGCATATACGTCATACTTATCTCGGGTCAAAGTTTGATTCAACGGAATCTTAATCTACGAGATATCAAAATTCATACTGGTTTTATTAATCATGTAAGGTTAGAGACTTATAACGCTTTACTACAGGCGAACTGGGATTTTTTCATCAAGAAAAGAAAATCGGACCTGATCAATTCGCTGACAGGGGAATTGGGACACGTGACTAGTGGAACCTACATCTTCCTTCAATTTCTAACCTCTATTGTATTTACCCTGATTCAAGTTGGAATCGCTTTGTTCTTATCCGTTAAGTTGACGTTATTCGTGTTATGCTGCGGTCTGGCCGTTGCTTTCTTCTCCCGCACATTCATTAAAAGATCAAGAACACTGGGGAATCAATCGTTAGAGCTCGGACGCAGTTATATCGGGGGGATCACGGATCATTTTAATGGAATTAAAGACATCAAGAGCAATATGTTGGAGGAATCCCGCAGGAGTTGGCTCATAAACTGGAGTCAAAAATTCAGTCAGGAACGACTTGAACAAACTAAGTTAAGCGCAAACTCTCAGCTTTATTATAAGATTTCTTCCTCATTGATTATTGCATTTTTTATTTATGGAGCTAACCTGTTCTTTCAAACCCAAGGTCAGCAACTGATGTTGATCATTCTCATTTTTTTCAGACTTTGGCCGCGATTTCAAGGTGTTCAGACGAATCTGGAACAAATTTCTGCGGCAATACCAGCTTTTAAGTCTTTGAAAGAATTGCAAAATGAATGTATGGAAGCCAGAGAGATCAAGGGAAGCAGCGGTAATTATAACAATGAGAAGCCGATTCGTATTGAGGAATGTATCGAGTGTCGCGATGTATCTTTTCGGTATAACCGTAATGAACAGTTATATGCTCTCCAAGATGTAAATTTGCGTATCATGTCCAAGCAAATGACAGCGGTTATCGGTCGATCCGGTGCCGGCAAGAGCACCTTAATCGATATCTTGATGGGGCTGCTGCAACCGGAGAGAGGGCAAGTCCTTGTCGATGGAGTTCCCCTTACGGAAGCTAATTTATTATCTCTGAGGAAATCAATTAGTTATGTTCCCCAGGATCCATTCCTATTTAACGGAAGCATAAGGGAGAACATGCTGATGATTGATCCAAGCGCAACCGAGGAACAACTCTGGGAATCGCTCGAGTTTGCCGCATCAACCGAATTCGTCAATAAACTTCCACAGGGTCTCGATACGCTGATTGGAGACAGAGGTATCCGTCTGTCCGGCGGAGAAAGACAACGGCTTGTACTGGCCCGAGCGATATTACGTAAACCATCAATCCTTATATTGGATGAGGCAACCAGTGCGCTTGACTCCGAGAATGAGGCGAAGATACAACAGGCGCTGGAGCGACTGCAAGGAAAATTAACGATAATCGTCATCGCTCATCGTTTATCGACCATACGTAACGCGGATCAAGTCATTGTGTTAGATAAAGGAAGGATTATACAAAGTGGCGGATTTACCCAATTAACTGGAGAAAAAGAAGGATTGTTTGCCAGCTTATTAGGAAATCAAATTCAAGAAACCAATAAATCCTCTGTCACCTACTTGGGTTCGGTTGCAACTTGA
- a CDS encoding lasso peptide biosynthesis PqqD family chaperone — translation MIKNQTLSLQDVVVQGKGNIVSDMGGEKVMLSVHNGKYYNLGEIGGKIWDSIEAPITVTQLVATLVADYEVDQSECEQQVISFLTHLMDEKLIGVENQWAI, via the coding sequence ATGATCAAAAACCAAACGCTTTCGCTGCAGGACGTTGTTGTTCAAGGTAAAGGAAACATTGTAAGTGATATGGGCGGAGAAAAAGTCATGCTGAGTGTTCATAATGGAAAGTATTACAATTTAGGTGAAATTGGCGGAAAAATATGGGACTCTATTGAGGCGCCTATTACAGTTACGCAGTTAGTCGCGACCTTAGTGGCTGATTATGAGGTGGATCAAAGTGAATGTGAACAGCAGGTTATCTCTTTTTTGACTCATTTAATGGATGAAAAGTTAATTGGCGTGGAAAATCAATGGGCAATTTGA